GGCTGGACAGGACAGGCGTCTGCAGAGGAGCAACATGAGACCGTCACTCCAACTTGGTGTTCTGCTCTGCGTGTTGTGCGCCGCACACCTTCAGGCTCAGGAGAAAAGAAACTCGCTGAGGCTCTGCGGCCGGGCCCTGGTGCGAGCTTTGGTGTTCACCTGCGGAGGATCCAGATGGAGAAGACAGCTGGAGGAGACGGGCTCTCTGCCAGACGGTCAGTGCGCACCAGCTTGATAAACCGTGACGACGTTGATGTTTTGGCACAAATCTCGACGTTAAGCCGATTCCTTTCTGTCTCACAACAGATTTCTGGGCCGCAGACGGAGAAGAGCCAGACTTCCTGGAGGCAAGAGACGTCGCGGTGAGGGATCTTCATCGGAGGGACCAGGACCAGGCCTTGATAACAACGTGCTGTCAACAAGGCTGCCAAAGAAGTGAGCTGTCCATGCTCTGCTAGAGGGGGGGCATTATTTACCCCACACCGTCATTCTAAAGTTTAGATATTTCAGTCAAAAATGTTTCCATAATGTTGTGATTTATCTTGTGAGCATGAATAAAAAGCATCATGAATGTTTGTCCAAAGTTCTTGTTTAATATGGAAGTCTTTCACCAACGTCTAAAACCTGAGCTGAGTTACTCAAAGTAGACCCCGTACACAGTGCCACTGCAAAACACAGAGCTGTTCTTGAAGGAGTAAGACGTAAATGTGTCACAGGATGGATCCCAGAGGCAGCGGCTGCTGATTTGCATCCCCTGCCCGTTGAGCTGGCCGATGTGGACCAGGACGACGGTTTTATATCTGGGGATCAGAAGCTCCTTCACACGGTTCCTTATCCCCTTGAACAGTTCAGAAAGAGATATTCAGATTTCAGCGGCTGTTCGGACAGAAGTCAAAAGAGTTAGCTTCATCTTCACCTACTTCACAGAGCGTTAGGGCCAGATCTTGACAGCGCTGTGCTTCATACTTCTCTTCTTGGAGAGTATTGGTGATTTCTTCCTTCAGTATATTGgagacagcagagacagggaacTGTCCAGAAGGGCCTGTCAAcaaataaggcaaggcaaatttatttatatagcataattcagtacaaagacaatgcaaagtgctttacatgattaaaatatagcaaaataaaagcaagtaggaataaaatgtagacagaaaatagaataaaagcaagtagggatcgaatgtagaaacaaagaagaacattaaaagcagtagaacagtttaactagaacagtcaaaggcaatttcaaacaaatgtgtttttaatcttgatttaaaggaactcagcctttccgcacttttacagttttctggaagtttgttccagataagtggagcataggacctaaatgctgcttctccttgtttggttctaattctaggtatgcagagaaggctggagccagaagaccttagtggtctggatggttgattctctgataacaagtctgtgatgtatttaggtgctaagccattcagggatttatagactaacagaaggattttaaattatattctctgagatacagggagccagtgtaaggactttagaactggggtgatgtgctctactttcttagtcttagtgaggacgcgggcagcagcgttctggatcagctgcagctgtctgatccactttttaggcagacctgtgaagacaccgttgcagtaatcaatttgactaaagataaacgcatggattagtttttccagatcctgctgagacatcagtcctttaatcctggaaatgttcctcaggtgatagaaagccgaccttgtaactgtctttagatacttttgaaggttcaggtctgagtccatcactacacccagattttgggcctgatcagtggtttctagctgaagcgactgaagctgtgtgctaacttttgatttctcctctattggtccaaaaattattacttcagttttgtttttattcaattgaagaaagttttggcacatccagacATTggtttcttctaggcatttaatcagtgcttgaactggtccatagtcacctggtgacatggtgatgtagagctgtgtgtcgtctgcatagttatggtagctgatgttgttattttttatgatctgagcaagagggacaTGTTTATATGGGTTGTGTTGTGAATGAAAATACAAACCTAGGGCTTTTACTAAGACCGGTGGTTGTGAAATTGTCTGTGTTGTAAAAAGAGTTTCAATTTGTGTTTTGACCACCTGGTAATGCTAAAGTCCAACTCTGTTAGCAAGCTGAACCTAACGCTAGCCTTGCCGATAAACAGCGCATCCCAgcctgtggggaaaaaacttCACATGCCACCTTTTAGAATAGATTTAAAGTGTTTACTACTATTTCACTAACCTTTTGTGCCTTAATCACAAACTGTTTTTCTcacgttcttttttttcttccttttaacatGGAGGCCAAACCAGTGGTTCTTTCATCTGGTTAACCTAGATTATTtcttctcaaaaaaaaaaaaatccacaacaaaatgtatgaaaatattTACTAGTTTTATTGGCTTAATTCCAAGAGTTTGTTAAATGTGGTTAATCCTGCCAGTAGATTCAAATTTTCACACTTGTTAAACTGTTAAAGCGAAAGAGGCTCAGCATCTTTGACCGTCAGATACAGATGTTAAGGTGTTACGGGTCCGGATCATCCCCAGGTTATAAAGCAGGTGGTCGTGGTGCTGCTGTACGGTGTTTCCACCAGGTTGAACGTTTGCTCACCCAGTTGGTAGGTATTCTCCATCATTCCAGCTGTGCCTTGGTCGTCACCTTGCTCATCCACGCCCGGAGCAGTGATCGCAGGGCTGAACGTCAGGATCGGTGAAAGAAGATGCAAGAAGAAAGAAAGCTGTGAGCTGCAGATCTAAACCAAGCGAAGAAGCCCTCATAATGACCAGGCACATAAATAAGACACAGACGACTTACTCCTTAGTCCGGCCagctttttctttgcttctggtTCCGTCCGTGGGCAGTTTTTCTACTTTCTTCTCGTGTTTTTGGGGTTTGTCTTTAACTAGATCAGCCATCACTCCTTCTCCCTTCCTTAGCTTCCCTGATAAGATAAACTGAAATGTTGCTATGAACACACAGGTAACTCAAGCTATAGTTGCTCATTTACAGCATCGCTCTGTGCAGAACTTTTTGTAATAATAAGTAGACTATATAAAacgtttaaaatttaaataaacgtTCTTATTACAAATGGACAAAACTACACTTTAGTCAACAGTAAGCTAGTGAAAGCTATCGTACTACAGCTCTGCTAATGGCAGTTTGCTGGTATGCAAAGCTGATCCTTGTTTATAAACCTGCAAACTATAGTAAAAGCGTAAaacgcttttaaaaaaaaattggacatTCAAGAGTATCATGCaagtgtatttaaaatgtttctaccGAGTCCACGTCGTCTGGTGCCGAGTTTTTAACGCATTGAACCGACAGGGTCCGCGGTAGTCATGGCAACCATGACTCCTCGGTGGGCGGGACCAGGCTGTGAGGTGAAAGTGACGTAATGCATGGAGTTTACGTTAGGAAGACGGCGCTTTTAGTCAAGCAAAACTTTTCacaggttttttgttgttgttgcgaTTCGTAAACATACAgctatatatacatgtataagGATACATCATGCACTGCTATTAAATAAGtgaataagtaaataaataagtgaaGTTAACTGTAATATTATATTCTAATGTATATTAGaatatctaatatatatatatatatatatatatatatatatatatatatatatatatatatatatatatatatatatatatatatatgatgctCTCTATATCTACGTTATTTCTATATCTCCATATATAATATTGTTGAAGGACCCCGTTATTTCCCTCTCACCAAAAAGGAAATCAATAGCCGCTTGACATCAATAAGAGAAACATACACAATGTGTACATACACAGCGTGTGAACGCAGAaacttatgtacattttatttattttcaccgGTGGACTCATATTTTTACAACCGGCGTCCCCCCACAAATATCCAAATGATAAGAAatcatagatatccataataaaggcctttattatggatatctatgtaAGAAATGAGGATAAGTCAGGGAAAACAAACAGCTGCACCCAAACGTGCTTCCGAGTGACGTAAACGCGTAGGCACGCGGAAGCAGCGCTGTAGAGAAAGAGGTGCGCagccatagacatcatatacgtagacgccccattgtacgctgccggccgctgggccgacgtgcctacatggcggccatcttgggtcagaccacagatcagacatctgctgtcaaaatgaataggaggcagctcagatctcattttaatcatatgttcacaacgctcgtgacatttcagacagattacatatatttattcagaaccaaaactatttaaattgaagtcaaactggatgaaaaatgtacatgcacttacatattttgcagttatatattaatctaatatacacacacaatttatacacacataaatttctctctctttcttcctatatatatatatatatatatatatatatatatatatatatatatatatatatatatatatatatatatatatatatatatatatatatactgtatgtataggctatgtacacagacaccgatctacagacaacagcactgatctacataggagcaaaactatatacagacaagtgagagcagaggtgctcataacagcatttaaaaattatatattacaaaccgcaatctggggggaaataaatcaacaaaaaaccttaCGCATctaagaatcaaatacattacaaaatcatagcaaaaactgtaCAATATCCCCCCCACcacaaatcatgtctatccagtaatttaggaccattttgtttgtttttggtgtttaatgtacttttctctgcttccatccctgctacccattagcacatattgtgtttatgccagaaaaactgtaactgtaaagcatgaggaatATCTAttataaaatcttacttatggaaagtaattccccaggatctggtttctAGTAGGCctatccttttatttgcgcacccataagcggagtaaaagtcaggcttcctgggacgtagctctggaagtttgcttactttcaatacaaaatcgaaattatatattaagttagacaataatttaatttcattcaattggtcccatgtagcccctaaaggggtgacgtttcagtcagttgatttatctggaaatcgggtgagaattcaccgcattcagagtgtctgaaaacataaagtacatttttctgaattgacttgtattctctctgagcgcagctaggtctgacctaagatggccgctctgtcggcacgcctctcacccgaggacgcggcgtctacgtattcatgtctgtgtgCGCAGCGCTCGCTCAGACAGTGCGTCTCTACGTCGGGGTCGGACTCAGAATAAACTACGTCCCGGTTTGCAGGTAACCAGACGGTTCCTCTCTCA
This genomic window from Fundulus heteroclitus isolate FHET01 chromosome 6, MU-UCD_Fhet_4.1, whole genome shotgun sequence contains:
- the LOC105925214 gene encoding tctex1 domain-containing protein 1-B — translated: MADLVKDKPQKHEKKVEKLPTDGTRSKEKAGRTKDPAITAPGVDEQGDDQGTAGMMENTYQLGPSGQFPVSAVSNILKEEITNTLQEEKYEAQRCQDLALTLCEGIRNRVKELLIPRYKTVVLVHIGQLNGQGMQISSRCLWDPSCDTFTSYSFKNSSVFCSGTVYGVYFE
- the LOC105925225 gene encoding relaxin-3-like, with translation MRPSLQLGVLLCVLCAAHLQAQEKRNSLRLCGRALVRALVFTCGGSRWRRQLEETGSLPDDFWAADGEEPDFLEARDVAVRDLHRRDQDQALITTCCQQGCQRSELSMLC